A section of the Prochlorococcus sp. MIT 1341 genome encodes:
- a CDS encoding GIY-YIG nuclease family protein has protein sequence MARVVYLLRNGDLYKIGHTEDMEKIKKKLKPDEIIKTIETTEPFSIEARLIARFKSCRIPETEYFRLDEQQLQDCINQMSTDPAKPLSLKEEVSIGFKGALVLGISGTLLSILFHSGLARGLAIGFGLSSLPMWVLFLTGSFGGYDAEDVPTFSTWSNRFKGLLFALSFSSIAYTLESLHRLI, from the coding sequence ATGGCAAGAGTTGTATATCTATTACGAAATGGAGATCTATATAAGATTGGTCATACAGAAGACATGGAGAAAATAAAAAAGAAACTGAAACCTGACGAAATTATTAAAACAATAGAAACCACTGAGCCCTTTAGTATTGAAGCAAGGTTAATCGCTAGATTTAAGTCCTGCAGAATTCCAGAAACTGAATATTTCAGGCTAGATGAGCAACAATTGCAAGACTGTATAAATCAAATGAGTACGGACCCAGCTAAGCCTTTGTCCCTCAAAGAGGAAGTAAGTATCGGCTTCAAAGGTGCATTAGTGCTGGGGATTTCAGGCACATTACTTTCAATACTCTTTCATTCTGGATTAGCTCGTGGATTAGCCATTGGATTTGGATTATCATCCTTACCTATGTGGGTGCTATTTCTTACCGGAAGTTTTGGAGGTTATGACGCAGAAGATGTTCCAACCTTTTCAACTTGGTCTAATAGATTTAAGGGGCTTCTATTTGCCTTATCCTTTTCCTCTATTGCATATACATTGGAGTCTTTACATCGACTCATTTAG
- a CDS encoding glutathione S-transferase N-terminal domain-containing protein, whose product MTGPARENILYSFRRCPYAMRARWAIIRTGQVVTLREVNLKEKPKEMLEISSKGTVPILLTKDQEVIDESLEIMTWSLKKDSDQLNIIRENDKKSREIINQLLKQNDDVFKLHLDKFKYACRYPGEDPDCHKESARRILYEWNLRLKGKSSPSSNWLVGNNESLADWGIWPFVRQYMHTDSKWINENHEMEPIREWLNKFTRSNLFEILMLKQKPWSKTHKPISFPRYSTTSSSKNIAITWPKIEST is encoded by the coding sequence ATGACAGGTCCAGCTAGAGAAAATATTTTGTATAGCTTTAGAAGATGCCCCTATGCTATGAGAGCTCGTTGGGCAATCATAAGAACTGGTCAAGTTGTTACTTTAAGAGAAGTCAACTTAAAGGAAAAGCCAAAAGAAATGCTTGAAATTTCAAGTAAAGGAACAGTTCCAATACTTTTAACTAAAGATCAAGAAGTTATCGATGAAAGTCTTGAAATAATGACTTGGTCACTGAAAAAAGATTCAGACCAGCTAAATATAATTAGAGAAAATGATAAGAAAAGTAGAGAAATAATCAATCAGCTCTTAAAGCAAAATGATGACGTATTCAAGCTGCATCTCGACAAATTTAAATATGCTTGCCGATATCCAGGTGAAGACCCTGATTGTCATAAAGAATCTGCAAGGAGAATTCTTTATGAATGGAACCTTCGCTTAAAAGGTAAAAGTTCACCAAGCAGTAACTGGCTTGTTGGTAACAATGAAAGTCTTGCTGATTGGGGAATATGGCCATTTGTTCGGCAATATATGCATACCGACTCAAAATGGATAAATGAAAACCATGAAATGGAACCAATACGTGAATGGTTGAATAAATTCACGAGAAGTAATCTATTTGAAATATTAATGCTTAAACAAAAACCTTGGTCAAAAACTCATAAACCCATAAGTTTCCCGAGGTACTCAACAACATCATCATCAAAAAACATAGCTATCACCTGGCCAAAAATAGAAAGTACATGA
- a CDS encoding sodium:solute symporter — protein MLEIQPTANTSIGLAFVLLILLGFLLGLGRRLEPAIRLEQIGIPIALVAGLCGLILGPYGFLPVLPQGVTDIWTELPSPLLTLVFGTLLIGRPLPKGKGLVQPVASQALLGLLLGFGQYLVGGLVVIFFLIPFQGVDPLMGCLIEVGFEGGHGAAAVMGDSFQKLGFLAGKDLGLAMATVGLLASTIIGSLLVVLGRLKGWGVNRLETLPATSSLLEESDVINLSHRFRQLAVNLALPGLAVGFAVLMLNLLRSLSPFFGDIYEQVWTTFPVFPLALLGSLLVRFALERLEQTEIVSHVVQREIGTLCTDLLIITAMASINLPILIADWVPITALSLAGLIWNLTVMLFFSKLIFNIEWFERSLTEFGNATGVAASGLLLLRLADPRSNTNALPVFSIKQLFVQPLLSGGVITVLAPIGIINFGLMGWTEISGVITFLFFIIAILIRQ, from the coding sequence ATGCTTGAGATTCAACCTACTGCAAATACAAGCATTGGGTTGGCCTTTGTCTTGCTAATTCTTTTGGGTTTTTTATTAGGCCTTGGAAGGAGGCTTGAACCTGCTATTCGTCTAGAGCAAATTGGTATACCAATTGCTCTTGTTGCAGGTCTTTGTGGATTAATCCTTGGTCCATATGGATTTCTTCCTGTTTTACCCCAAGGCGTCACAGATATATGGACTGAATTGCCTTCACCTCTTTTGACACTTGTTTTTGGAACTTTGTTAATAGGCCGACCACTGCCAAAGGGAAAGGGATTAGTTCAGCCTGTAGCTTCGCAAGCTCTTCTTGGCTTACTTCTTGGATTTGGTCAATATCTCGTTGGTGGGCTAGTTGTGATCTTTTTTTTAATTCCATTTCAAGGTGTCGACCCTTTGATGGGGTGTCTTATCGAAGTTGGCTTCGAGGGAGGGCATGGTGCTGCTGCTGTCATGGGTGATAGTTTTCAAAAGCTGGGGTTTTTAGCAGGAAAGGATCTTGGTCTTGCAATGGCAACAGTTGGCTTACTTGCTTCAACGATTATCGGGAGTCTTTTAGTTGTGCTTGGAAGGTTGAAGGGTTGGGGTGTGAATCGACTAGAAACTCTTCCAGCGACATCTTCATTGCTTGAAGAAAGCGACGTAATAAATCTTTCTCACCGATTTCGCCAATTAGCTGTAAATCTCGCACTCCCAGGCTTAGCAGTTGGATTTGCCGTTTTGATGTTGAATTTATTAAGGTCCTTATCTCCTTTTTTTGGTGATATTTATGAGCAAGTTTGGACTACTTTCCCTGTTTTCCCCCTTGCTTTACTTGGTTCGCTTTTGGTGCGTTTTGCTCTAGAAAGGTTGGAACAAACTGAGATTGTGTCGCATGTTGTTCAACGTGAGATTGGAACGTTATGTACTGACCTGTTAATTATTACGGCTATGGCAAGTATTAACTTGCCAATTTTAATCGCTGATTGGGTCCCTATAACTGCTTTGTCATTAGCGGGATTGATTTGGAATCTGACTGTGATGCTTTTTTTCTCAAAATTGATATTTAATATTGAATGGTTTGAGCGATCTCTAACCGAATTTGGAAATGCAACAGGCGTTGCAGCAAGTGGCCTTCTTTTATTAAGACTTGCAGATCCAAGAAGTAATACTAATGCCCTACCTGTTTTTTCCATCAAGCAATTATTTGTCCAGCCACTTCTGTCTGGAGGTGTCATAACTGTACTTGCTCCTATTGGGATAATTAATTTTGGTTTAATGGGCTGGACAGAAATATCAGGGGTGATTACGTTTCTTTTTTTTATAATTGCGATCCTCATTCGGCAATGA
- a CDS encoding Nif11-like leader peptide family natural product precursor, whose amino-acid sequence MSKKQLENLFTKAESDKGLQRQIADCGVNNSCIVALGRKHGHKFSPATVSHWQREHA is encoded by the coding sequence ATGTCTAAAAAACAACTAGAGAATTTATTTACCAAGGCTGAATCCGATAAAGGACTTCAGCGTCAAATAGCTGATTGTGGAGTAAATAATAGTTGTATCGTTGCTCTAGGCAGGAAGCATGGGCATAAGTTTTCTCCTGCGACTGTTAGCCATTGGCAAAGAGAACACGCTTAG